A section of the Pseudophryne corroboree isolate aPseCor3 chromosome 11, aPseCor3.hap2, whole genome shotgun sequence genome encodes:
- the LOC134968661 gene encoding paraneoplastic antigen Ma3-like: MEVINENSIYQWCVEHKINTRCSLGIVGDLTGVTDDEVITEALKLCGVRVPLLVDKWKGTIDDIIAVLITTQDYLDPSLIPINILVGGTSGRRCQIIWPKRTEERDGEATEAVNTSKETDPQGSDATGTGDKSQPKTTVGESIEPQVETVMDKVVSQFERWHYEGGYRRLRVFSGVIPVPTGEEGYDAWREAAIQHSEEWRCPEYIKKQRIVESLRGPAMGIIHATRRSNTNATLKDYFNALDYSFGTIEDIGDILARLNNTYQEPSEPLTNFIYRLDKILYKLLDKGGIEQSEMDERRLKHLLRGALTSSPVAQRLRCSGARDRPPTLSELIKDVKLEEVQIDNREKNIKRVKVVVPTVVSPIPDVTLSHDRMCKLLEEQNKKLDQLITVHSSIPSPVNRGRGRGMNRRGDNRDHIICYRCGQMGHRSFECPQIGNYGRNPNHVGNQNVNHPENQEGTLMTPASTPEP; this comes from the coding sequence ATGGAGGTCATCAATGAAAACAGCATATACCAATGGTGTGTAGAACACAAGATTAATACACGATGCAGTCTGGGTATAGTAGGAGACCTCACTGGAGTTACTGATGATGAAGTGATTACAGAGGCATTGAAATTGTGCGGGGTGCGGGTCCCCTTATTGGTGGACAAGTGGAAGGGAACGATAGACGATATTATAGCAGTATTAATCACAACACAGGATTACTTGGATCCTTCACTAATACCGATCAACATATTAGTAGGAGGAACTTCAGGTCGAAGGTGTCAGATAATATGGCCAAAAAGAACTGAAGAGAGAGACGGAGAGGCTACCGAAGCCGTAAATACAAGCAAAGAGACAGATCCTCAAGGGAGCGATGCAACTGGCACCGGTGATAAGTCACAGCCCAAGACAACAGTAGGTGAATCTATAGAACCCCAGGTTGAAACCGTTATGGACAAAGTAGTGAGCCAATTTGAAAGGTGGCACTATGAAGGAGGCTATAGGAGATTACGAGTATTCTCTGGCGTGATACCTGTACCGACTGGAGAAGAAGGTTACGATGCATGGCGTGAGGCTGCCATTCAACATTCAGAGGAATGGAGGTGCCCAGAATATATTAAGAAACAGAGGATTGTTGAAAGTCTAAGGGGCCCCGCCATGGGGATAATACATGCTACTCGACGCAGCAACACTAATGCAACATTGAAGGATTACTTTAATGCGTTAGACTATTCATTTGGAACTATTGAAGACATTGGAGACATATTGGCCCGATTAAACAATACTTACCAAGAACCCTCAGAACCACTCACTAATTTTATATACCGATTGGATAAAATATTGTATAAACTCCTGGATAAAGGAGGGATAGAGCAATCTGAAATGGATGAACGTCGATTAAAGCATTTATTGAGAGGGGCACTGACCTCAAGCCCAGTCGCTCAGAGACTTAGATGTAGTGGGGCTCGAGATCGTCCACCTACATTGAGTGAACTCATTAAAGATGTGAAATTAGAGGAGGTCCAAATTGACAATAGAGAAAAAAATATCAAGAGGGTGAAAGTGGTAGTACCAACTGTAGTATCCCCAATCCCTGATGTCACCTTGTCACATGATCGAATGTGTAAACTTttagaagaacaaaataaaaaGTTAGATCAACTGATAACAGTGCACAGCAGTATTCCGTCACCAGTGAAccgagggagagggagaggaatgAATCGACGGGGGGATAATAGAGATCACATAATCTGCTACAGGTGTGGTCAGATGGGACATAGATCTTTTGAGTGCCCACAAATTGGAAATTATGGAAGAAACCCCAACCACGTTGGAAATCAGAATGTTAATCATCCGGAAAACCAGGAAGGGACGTTGATGACCCCCGCATCAACTCCCGAACCATAG